A single region of the Salvia miltiorrhiza cultivar Shanhuang (shh) chromosome 8, IMPLAD_Smil_shh, whole genome shotgun sequence genome encodes:
- the LOC130998306 gene encoding uncharacterized protein LOC130998306 gives MVRFQIMVLAILLQSFLFTGYAFTTNRKIIVGQLPKGVPIPPSAPSNRTSWYPPPPPHRRTEESKIVIGQLPKGVPIPPSGPSNRTSWYPPPPPQATEESKIVIGQLPKGVPIPPSGPSNRTSWYPPPPPHRRPEESKIVIGELPKGPIPPSGPSNNQ, from the coding sequence ATGGTGAGATTTCAAATTATGGTGTTGGCAATTCTTCTGCAATCATTCCTCTTCACAGGATATGCCTTCACCACTAATCGGAAAATTATAGTGGGCCAGCTCCCCAAGGGGGTGCCCATTCCGCCGTCAGCCCCCTCCAACAGAACCAGCTGGTATCCGCCGCCTCCGCCACACCGCCGCACCGAAGAATCGAAGATTGTGATCGGCCAGCTTCCAAAGGGGGTGCCCATTCCGCCGTCGGGCCCCTCCAATAGGACCAGCTGGTATCCGCCGCCTCCACCACAAGCCACCGAAGAGTCTAAGATTGTGATCGGCCAACTTCCAAAGGGGGTGCCGATTCCGCCGTCTGGCCCTTCGAACAGGACCAGCTGGTATCCGCCACCTCCGCCACACCGCCGCCCTGAAGAGTCCAAGATTGTAATCGGCGAGCTTCCAAAGGGGCCGATTCCGCCGTCCGGCCCCTCCAATAACCAGTGA